The following are encoded together in the Roseobacter denitrificans OCh 114 genome:
- a CDS encoding MFS transporter produces MSSTRQRIWGWYFFDWASQPYNTLLLTFIFGPYFAQTATETLIADGMAANAARAQAQAYWGYGLTAAGIAIAVLAPLLGSIADGSGRRMPWIVLFSTLYVVGAAGLWWTAPADFSILWALFFFGIGLIGMEFATIFTNSFLPELHPNSNERGRISGSGWAFGYLGGVVALAIMLVLFQAGDTGRTIAGLSPLFGLDPDTGADTRIVGPLTAAWFMVFIIPFFLHFRDIAPRHTPQNHLRIGLIGLRDTLVKLPRTPSLLAYLGSSMFYRDALNGLYTFGGIYALGVLGWSIMDIGIFGILAAISGAVFCWIGGHADRRIGPMPVIIFCCVTLILTSGLILSLTPRSILGIALADGSAIPDVTFYIAGALIGAAGGALQSSSRTMMTHQANPDRMTEGFGLYALSGKATSFLAPASIAIVSDLTGSQRMGITPIVVLFILGLILLIWVKPKGDYA; encoded by the coding sequence ATGAGCTCGACGCGTCAACGCATTTGGGGTTGGTATTTCTTTGACTGGGCAAGCCAGCCCTACAACACCCTGTTGCTGACCTTCATTTTCGGCCCCTATTTCGCGCAGACGGCAACCGAAACATTGATCGCTGATGGCATGGCGGCAAACGCGGCACGTGCACAGGCGCAGGCCTATTGGGGCTATGGGCTGACGGCGGCAGGGATCGCAATCGCCGTGCTGGCGCCCCTTTTGGGTTCAATCGCGGATGGCAGCGGGCGACGCATGCCGTGGATTGTCCTGTTCAGCACGCTTTACGTGGTGGGCGCCGCGGGCCTGTGGTGGACAGCACCTGCCGATTTTTCGATACTCTGGGCGCTGTTCTTCTTCGGGATTGGCCTGATCGGCATGGAGTTTGCGACCATTTTCACGAACTCCTTCCTGCCGGAGCTGCACCCCAACAGCAATGAACGGGGGCGCATCTCCGGCTCCGGATGGGCGTTTGGCTACCTCGGCGGTGTGGTCGCGCTTGCCATCATGCTGGTGCTTTTTCAGGCCGGTGACACCGGACGCACGATTGCGGGCCTTTCGCCCTTGTTCGGTCTGGACCCGGACACAGGCGCAGACACGCGCATCGTCGGGCCGCTGACCGCTGCGTGGTTCATGGTTTTCATCATCCCTTTCTTTTTGCATTTCCGCGACATCGCCCCAAGGCATACGCCGCAAAACCATCTGCGCATCGGCCTGATCGGCTTGCGCGACACGCTTGTGAAACTCCCCCGAACGCCGTCCTTACTCGCCTATCTGGGATCGTCGATGTTTTATCGCGACGCCCTGAACGGCCTTTATACATTCGGCGGCATCTATGCGTTGGGCGTGCTCGGCTGGAGCATCATGGACATCGGCATTTTCGGCATTCTCGCCGCCATCAGCGGTGCGGTTTTCTGTTGGATCGGCGGGCATGCAGATCGCCGCATCGGCCCGATGCCGGTGATCATTTTCTGCTGTGTCACGCTGATTTTGACCTCGGGTCTCATTTTGTCACTGACGCCCCGGTCCATTCTGGGCATCGCACTGGCCGACGGCTCTGCCATCCCTGACGTTACATTCTACATCGCGGGCGCGCTCATCGGGGCGGCAGGCGGCGCGTTGCAGTCATCGTCCCGCACGATGATGACGCATCAGGCCAACCCGGACCGCATGACAGAAGGCTTCGGGCTTTATGCGCTCTCCGGCAAGGCGACATCATTTCTTGCACCGGCATCCATCGCAATCGTATCAGACCTCACCGGCAGCCAGCGTATGGGGATCACACCGATTGTTGTGCTTTTCATTCTGGGCCTGATCCTGCTCATATGGGTCAAACCCAAAGGGGACTACGCATGA
- a CDS encoding YggT family protein, whose product MQSIFEILMLLLNVVWFFIIAHVIMSWLINFQVLNTQQSLVAQIWYGLNRLLEPIYGPVRRVLPQMGGIDLAPLAVLLIVAILRIVLVNNYALFI is encoded by the coding sequence ATGCAATCGATCTTTGAAATTCTGATGCTCCTGCTGAATGTCGTGTGGTTCTTTATCATCGCGCATGTGATCATGAGCTGGCTGATCAATTTTCAGGTGCTGAACACGCAGCAATCGCTGGTTGCGCAAATATGGTATGGGCTGAACCGCTTGCTGGAACCGATTTATGGCCCAGTGCGCCGGGTTTTACCGCAAATGGGCGGGATTGATCTGGCACCTCTGGCCGTCCTGTTGATCGTTGCGATCCTGCGCATTGTACTTGTGAACAACTAC